The window TCGCTACGGGCTGCGCGACCAGCACGGCGTGTTCTTCGAATGGGTGTCCGACTTCCAGGAGAGCCAGGCCGCGCTCCAGGCCCCGGAAGAGGGCGGCCAGGCGGGCGACCGGAAATCGGATGGCTGGTGCGGCGGGAGCGCGTCCAGCGCCGGGGACGTGCGCAACTACGCCGGCTTCGTGCGTCACGCCTTCCGCTCGAGCCTCCAGCCTCGCTTCACCCTGCACCATCTCGGATTCCGCTGCGCGCGCAGCGCCTTCTGAGGCGGCGCCCGCGCAGGGCCAGGAAGGACCCGGACGCCCGTGGACCCCCGGATCGACGCCACCCCCGACGAGCTCGAGCAGTTCCGGAAGCTCGGGTTCTTCGCGCGCGCGTCCGTGTTCTCCGAGGCCGAGCTCGGGCCGCTGCGCGAGGCCGCCGAGAGCGCGCACCAGGCGATCCTCGACGCCGCCCTGGCGGAGCCCACGACACCCATCGAGCAGATCGACAACCAGCGCTACCAGGTGCTGCGGGGCTCGACGATCAAGTGGGAGTGGCGCGAGGACCTCCGCGCCGTCCGCTCGATGGAGCCCTGCCACCACCTCGACCCGCGCCTCGCGGCATTGGTCGACGACCCGCGGCTCTGGGGTCCCGTGCGGAGCGTCCTCGGCGGCGAGGCGCTGAGCCTGTTCAGCGACAAGCTCAACGTGAAGCGCCCGGGCGGCGCCCCCTTCCCCTGGCACCAGGAGAGCCCGTACTGGGCGTACGGAGCCGAGCGTCTCGACCGGATCGTGAGCGTCCTCTTCTACCTGGACGACGCGAGCGAGGAGAACGGCTGCCTCTGGGTGATCCCCGGCAGCCACGAGCTCGGGCACCTTCCGGGCCTCGCGGACCGGGGGACGCTCGGCGCCCTGTACACCGACGTTCGTGGGGTTCCCGGGACGCCCTACCCGGTCGAGCTGCCGGCCGGCTCGGTCCTCACCTTCCACCGCGACCTGGTGCACGGGTCGCGGAGCAACCGCAGCCGCACGGACCGCCGCGTCTTCGTGGCGGCCTACCAGCCGGCCGGGCTGCGGCGCTGGCGCACGGGCCAGGTGCGCAGCATCGGCCCGAGCGCCCAGCCGCCCACCCCCTCGCCCTGAGGGGGCGGTGGCTTCCTATGATCGCGGTCATAGGAGGATCCACCGGGGCGCTGTTTCCTGCCCCCGGCATCGGCCGAACGACCGATGCGCGTCGCTCCGGGTGCTCCGTAGATTTCCACGAAGCCGGGAAGTCCCGGAGCCCGGGCCGACTGGAAACCCGTAGCGGCGACGAGCCGCCTTGCTTTGGGCGCCAGACAGGCGCAGGAGCCGAAGTCGAGTATGAGCAACGCGAAGAGGAACCTCGCGCAAATCCTGCACGACAAGAAGACCTGGTGGGTCCACTTCCTGATCGTCGCGGCGATCTGCCTCGCTGGACTCGTCTACCTCGGTACGGAGACCTACACGGGCGCTCCGCCCCTGGTCGACTTCGTCTCCTCCCGAGGCGAGGTGGTGCTCCCCGAGGCCACCATCAAGAAGGGCCAGGAGGTGTTCCACCTCCGGGGCCTCATGGGCTACGGCTCCTTCTGGGGCGACGGTGCCGAGCGGGGGCCGGACTTCACGGCCGACGCGCTGCACCGGAGCGTCGTCGCGATGCGGGCGTTCTACACCCAGCAGCGTGGTGGCGAGCAGGCGCTCAGCCAGTACGACAAGGACGCGATCGACGCCCAGGTGACCCGGGAGATCAAGACCAACACCTGGGACGAGGCCGCCGGGCACATCGTCCTCACCGATGGCCAGATCCACGCGATCGAGCAGTTGAAGGTCCACTACCAGCGGATGTTCAACGACCCGAACTACGAGGAGGCCTTCGATCCCGCCGGGTTCATCAGCGACCCCAAGGAGATCGAGGCCCTGACGGCGTTCTTCTACTGGGGCGGCTGGGTCGCCGGCGCGAAGCGGCCGGGGCAGGACTACAGCTACACGCACAACTGGCCCTATGACCCGGAAGCCGGGAACGTGGCGACGAACCAGACGCTGCTCTGGAGCGTGATCTCGATCTTCGGCCTGTTCGCGGGCATCCTGGTGATCCTCTACATCTACGGCCAGTTCAAGGAGATGGGCGACGCGTTCACCGGCAACGGGACCTCGCTCACCACGAACGACCTCGAGATGGGCCGGATCCGCGCCACGCAGCGGGCGACCTACAAGTTCTTCGTCCTCTCGATCCTGCTCTTCGGCCTCCAGGTCCTGGCCGGGATGCTGGCCGCCACCGACTTCGTCCGCCCGTTCGGGATCTCGCTCGCGAGCATCATCCCGTTCATGGTCCTGCGGGCCTACCACACGCTGTTCCAGATCTACTGGTTCTTCATGGCGTGGGTCGGCTACACGCTGTTCTTCCTGCCCCGGATCTCGCGGGTTCCGAGCGGGCAGCTGTTCCTGATCAACCTGCTCTTCGGGATCAGCGTCCTCACGGGCGTCGGGGCGCTGGTCGGGATCTACGCCTCGCACACCGGGATGATCACCGGTGCGACCGCCTACTGGCTCGGAAGCCAGGGCTGGGAGTTCATGGAGCTCGGCCGCTTCTTCCAGTACACGCTCCTGCTCTCCTTCGCGCTCTGGATCTTCATCATCTACCGCTCGGTCCGCCCGTGGCTGACGGTGAAGAACATCTGGTCGGTGCCCTCCTGGCTCCTCTACGGCAGCGGGATCATG of the Deltaproteobacteria bacterium genome contains:
- a CDS encoding cbb3-type cytochrome c oxidase subunit I, translating into MSNAKRNLAQILHDKKTWWVHFLIVAAICLAGLVYLGTETYTGAPPLVDFVSSRGEVVLPEATIKKGQEVFHLRGLMGYGSFWGDGAERGPDFTADALHRSVVAMRAFYTQQRGGEQALSQYDKDAIDAQVTREIKTNTWDEAAGHIVLTDGQIHAIEQLKVHYQRMFNDPNYEEAFDPAGFISDPKEIEALTAFFYWGGWVAGAKRPGQDYSYTHNWPYDPEAGNVATNQTLLWSVISIFGLFAGILVILYIYGQFKEMGDAFTGNGTSLTTNDLEMGRIRATQRATYKFFVLSILLFGLQVLAGMLAATDFVRPFGISLASIIPFMVLRAYHTLFQIYWFFMAWVGYTLFFLPRISRVPSGQLFLINLLFGISVLTGVGALVGIYASHTGMITGATAYWLGSQGWEFMELGRFFQYTLLLSFALWIFIIYRSVRPWLTVKNIWSVPSWLLYGSGIMVAFLFFGLMISPDQNWAVADYWRWMVVHMWVEVTFEVFTTVIVGYMLVQMGLISRMMCERVIFLAVMMFLITATLGISHNFYWIAKPTGIIAVGGVFSTLQVLPLLLLTLDAWRMKAEAGNARGHVVAGRQVYVMEGVWLFILAVNFWNIFGAGLFGSLINLPIVNYYEHATYLTGNHAHAAMFGVKGNIAIGGMLFCMQHLLHKNDWNEKLVKTAFWSMQIGLLLMMTLDLFPVGLYQLMIVFQEGLWFARTQEVLTGPVWSTLTYLRSIGGTLFIVGGVLPLMWFFVSRAGRLRAETPELESEGEWSVYEKDWAA
- a CDS encoding phytanoyl-CoA dioxygenase family protein yields the protein MDPRIDATPDELEQFRKLGFFARASVFSEAELGPLREAAESAHQAILDAALAEPTTPIEQIDNQRYQVLRGSTIKWEWREDLRAVRSMEPCHHLDPRLAALVDDPRLWGPVRSVLGGEALSLFSDKLNVKRPGGAPFPWHQESPYWAYGAERLDRIVSVLFYLDDASEENGCLWVIPGSHELGHLPGLADRGTLGALYTDVRGVPGTPYPVELPAGSVLTFHRDLVHGSRSNRSRTDRRVFVAAYQPAGLRRWRTGQVRSIGPSAQPPTPSP